In Acinetobacter pittii, one genomic interval encodes:
- a CDS encoding MBL fold metallo-hydrolase, whose product MTISNTTDLPYPLMPSQQHNGKFRNTRPNQHKPSFGKTLQLMWKFLFNKPKDTVPNREIPVLSLSKEQLLSAADRSLFRLGHSTILLKLQNEFWLTDPVFSERASPFQWLGPKRFHQPPINIADLPPIKGVILSHNHYDHLDYHAVMQLNDKVEHFLTPLGVGDTLIKWGIPAEKVQQLDWWDTTHVDGLELVATPAHHFSGRGMGDSNATLWASWVIIDNDLRVFFSGDTGYFDGFKEIGHRYGPFDLTMLETGAYDPEWPDVHMQPEQTLQAHIDLKGHYLLPIHNGTFDLALHAWDDPFERIVALAQQNELAISTPQMGELLNLNEPNVENYWWRS is encoded by the coding sequence ATGACTATTTCAAACACAACAGACTTACCTTATCCCTTAATGCCATCACAGCAGCACAATGGCAAATTTAGAAATACACGCCCGAACCAACACAAGCCTTCTTTTGGCAAAACGCTCCAGCTCATGTGGAAATTTCTATTTAACAAACCAAAAGACACTGTTCCAAACAGAGAAATTCCTGTTTTAAGTTTATCGAAAGAACAACTGTTGAGTGCAGCCGACCGCTCTCTATTTCGTTTGGGCCACTCAACCATCTTGTTAAAACTGCAAAATGAATTTTGGTTAACCGACCCAGTTTTTTCAGAGCGTGCATCACCTTTTCAATGGCTTGGACCAAAACGTTTCCACCAGCCACCGATTAACATTGCTGACTTACCACCTATTAAAGGCGTGATTTTATCGCATAACCACTACGACCACCTCGACTACCACGCAGTCATGCAACTTAACGATAAAGTTGAGCATTTCTTAACACCGCTTGGCGTGGGTGACACACTCATTAAATGGGGAATTCCAGCAGAAAAAGTTCAGCAACTCGACTGGTGGGACACCACACATGTAGATGGACTTGAACTGGTTGCTACCCCTGCCCATCATTTTTCAGGCCGTGGTATGGGCGATAGCAATGCAACACTTTGGGCCTCGTGGGTGATTATTGATAATGACTTACGTGTATTTTTTAGCGGTGACACAGGATATTTTGATGGGTTTAAAGAGATTGGACATCGCTATGGCCCCTTCGATCTCACCATGTTAGAAACAGGTGCTTATGACCCTGAATGGCCCGATGTTCATATGCAACCCGAGCAAACGCTGCAAGCACATATCGATTTAAAAGGACATTATTTGTTGCCTATACACAATGGTACTTTTGACTTGGCACTTCATGCTTGGGACGACCCGTTTGAACGTATCGTCGCTTTGGCTCAACAAAACGAGTTAGCGATTAGTACACCTCAAATGGGTGAACTCTTAAACTTAAACGAGCCAAATGTTGAAAATTATTGGTGGCGTTCGTAA
- the yhgD gene encoding TetR/AcrR family transcriptional regulator, which yields MARPRSEDKRNAILSAAIEILAELGERASTSKIAKVAGVAEGTLFTYFSNKEELLNQLYLSLKAELRQVMMLGYPADSDLQTQMSHIWQSYLDWSLEAPLKRKVMAQLSTSEQITEQSKQIGMQTFCDLTQNIQERINDGKLRDYPPLFIASILGALAEVTLNFIAQDPSQTERYRKSGFEAFWHAVSI from the coding sequence ATGGCTCGTCCCCGTAGTGAAGATAAACGTAATGCAATTTTAAGCGCTGCTATTGAAATATTAGCTGAGCTTGGCGAGCGTGCGTCTACCTCAAAAATTGCTAAAGTTGCTGGCGTGGCAGAAGGAACTTTATTTACCTATTTTAGTAATAAAGAAGAACTGCTGAACCAGTTATACCTTTCACTAAAGGCCGAACTGCGTCAGGTCATGATGCTTGGTTACCCTGCCGATTCTGACTTACAAACACAAATGTCGCATATCTGGCAAAGCTATTTGGACTGGAGTTTAGAAGCTCCTCTGAAACGAAAAGTGATGGCGCAGCTTTCAACCTCAGAACAAATTACTGAGCAAAGCAAACAAATTGGCATGCAAACCTTTTGTGACCTCACCCAAAACATTCAAGAAAGAATTAACGATGGCAAATTAAGAGATTATCCACCGTTATTTATTGCTTCAATTTTAGGTGCGCTTGCAGAAGTTACACTTAATTTTATTGCCCAAGACCCTTCTCAAACCGAGCGTTATCGTAAATCTGGTTTTGAAGCGTTTTGGCATGCAGTTTCAATTTAG
- a CDS encoding amidohydrolase, with product MKTVLKTALYLAISIVSVETFAQSQQADMIVLNADIRTSNPAQPKAQAFAIKDGKFFAVGNNTFIKNMASKETQVVDAKGKTILPGLTDAHTHLLGGLELWEGVDLYGITDRQQWFKLIAKRDKELPKGAWLTGGRWDTSILKDSAMPTKQELDAIIPDRPVVLQDIDFHTVWVNSKTLQLLGIDENTPVPQGGEIIKDPKTGKLTGIFKETAATQLILNNPKYIKALPSGEAALATLKKVVAHFNSLGITSVHDMWNELSDVYPSILNSNQPLPIRVNFGLMAETREGLATETQFQAYSNQRNTLNQRFQQKEQQWHQGPQFRFGYIKYFVDGTLLNYTAALNTPYADRHNFNVEPVANQAQLNSLVKKANDVGFPVAIHAIGDRSVDMALNAIENSPSHKKLLNRIEHIEVMSKEAMPRFAQIGVVASMQPDHAISGNYQESRLGEKRLPYSYAWQSLLSSGATLVLGSDWPTAPENPMLQLSDAVFREYKGKTRYSDNALNLDEALYAYTQAPANVAGWGNEIGSISVGKWADFIILQDTMRTPLNKNIKDWKVIQTWFSGKKVYDQKINHQ from the coding sequence ATGAAAACAGTATTGAAAACGGCTTTATATCTAGCAATCTCAATAGTATCAGTAGAAACATTCGCACAGTCTCAACAAGCAGATATGATTGTCTTGAATGCGGATATTCGTACTTCGAACCCAGCCCAACCTAAAGCACAAGCATTTGCAATCAAGGATGGTAAGTTTTTCGCAGTAGGAAATAATACATTCATAAAGAATATGGCCAGCAAAGAGACCCAAGTGGTTGATGCAAAAGGTAAGACTATATTGCCTGGTTTAACAGATGCTCATACTCATTTATTAGGTGGTTTAGAACTATGGGAAGGCGTAGATTTATATGGAATTACTGATCGTCAGCAATGGTTCAAATTAATTGCTAAACGAGACAAAGAGTTGCCTAAAGGAGCATGGTTAACTGGTGGTCGATGGGATACCAGTATTTTAAAAGATTCAGCTATGCCGACAAAACAGGAACTTGATGCAATCATTCCAGATCGTCCCGTTGTTCTACAAGATATTGATTTCCATACTGTCTGGGTAAATAGTAAAACTCTACAATTATTGGGTATTGATGAAAATACGCCAGTTCCACAAGGTGGAGAAATTATTAAAGATCCTAAAACAGGAAAATTAACAGGAATTTTTAAAGAAACAGCAGCGACTCAATTAATTTTAAATAATCCAAAATATATTAAAGCTTTACCTTCAGGTGAAGCTGCGCTAGCCACATTAAAGAAAGTGGTAGCTCATTTCAATAGTTTAGGAATTACCTCTGTTCATGATATGTGGAACGAACTGTCAGACGTTTATCCTTCTATTTTAAACTCTAATCAACCATTGCCAATTAGAGTAAATTTCGGTCTTATGGCTGAAACAAGAGAAGGGCTAGCGACTGAAACTCAATTCCAAGCTTATTCAAATCAGCGCAATACGCTAAACCAACGTTTTCAACAAAAAGAGCAACAATGGCATCAGGGACCACAATTTCGTTTTGGCTACATTAAATATTTTGTTGATGGAACTTTGTTGAATTATACGGCAGCTTTAAATACTCCTTATGCAGATCGACATAACTTTAATGTAGAACCAGTAGCTAACCAAGCTCAGCTTAATAGCTTAGTAAAAAAAGCAAATGATGTAGGCTTTCCTGTCGCCATTCATGCAATTGGTGATAGAAGTGTAGATATGGCCCTTAACGCAATTGAGAATAGTCCTAGTCATAAAAAGCTATTAAATCGTATTGAACATATCGAGGTTATGAGTAAAGAGGCCATGCCTCGTTTTGCACAAATAGGTGTGGTTGCTTCGATGCAGCCTGACCATGCGATCTCTGGTAATTACCAAGAGTCACGTTTAGGGGAAAAACGATTACCTTATAGTTATGCTTGGCAATCTTTATTGAGTAGTGGCGCTACGTTGGTTTTAGGCAGTGATTGGCCTACTGCACCAGAGAATCCAATGCTTCAATTAAGTGATGCTGTATTTAGGGAATACAAGGGCAAAACACGCTATAGCGATAATGCCCTAAATTTAGATGAAGCTTTATATGCCTATACTCAGGCACCAGCAAATGTAGCGGGCTGGGGTAATGAAATTGGAAGTATAAGTGTCGGAAAATGGGCAGATTTTATTATTTTGCAAGATACCATGCGGACTCCATTAAACAAAAATATTAAAGATTGGAAAGTTATCCAAACATGGTTCTCTGGAAAGAAAGTATACGACCAGAAAATTAATCACCAATAA
- a CDS encoding TorF family putative porin: protein MKLNKLLMVALIIYSAAMPVYAEVNKDDSVTNPFLISGSLTFLTDYYWRGVSQTKGNPALQGILRLDHESGLYAQAFASNIDLEIGSSLELDYYIGYNYLLNDYSKINIQYLDVNYPGADKSLPNVNFEEYSFSIINNQILKSNDELNFSIYYSPEYSMQTGTMLRYELGYIYPINNYWNIVVQLAYNQFSSKTAYDLLWGTDRKDGFYDYKLGGNLTFQGLIFDLYYVSSNVNKELPEADPTLVFSLTKNF from the coding sequence ATGAAATTAAATAAGTTGTTAATGGTTGCATTAATAATTTATTCTGCAGCAATGCCTGTGTATGCAGAAGTAAATAAAGATGACTCAGTAACTAATCCATTTTTAATAAGTGGGTCACTTACTTTTTTAACAGATTATTATTGGAGAGGAGTATCACAGACTAAAGGGAATCCTGCTCTACAAGGAATATTGAGGTTAGATCATGAGAGTGGTTTATATGCACAAGCTTTTGCCTCAAATATAGATTTAGAAATTGGTAGTTCTCTAGAGCTGGATTATTATATTGGCTACAATTATTTATTAAATGATTATTCGAAAATAAATATTCAGTATCTAGACGTAAACTATCCCGGAGCGGATAAGTCGTTACCGAATGTTAACTTTGAAGAGTATTCATTTAGCATCATAAATAACCAAATTCTGAAAAGTAATGATGAACTAAATTTTTCTATTTACTATTCACCAGAGTATTCAATGCAAACTGGGACAATGTTGCGCTATGAACTTGGTTATATCTATCCTATTAATAATTATTGGAATATTGTTGTACAGTTGGCTTATAACCAATTTTCTAGCAAAACTGCCTATGATTTACTTTGGGGGACAGATCGTAAAGATGGTTTCTATGATTATAAATTAGGAGGAAATTTAACCTTTCAGGGGCTTATTTTTGATTTATATTATGTCTCGTCGAATGTTAATAAAGAACTACCAGAAGCTGATCCAACTCTTGTTTTTAGTTTAACGAAAAACTTTTAA